A window from Electrophorus electricus isolate fEleEle1 chromosome 7, fEleEle1.pri, whole genome shotgun sequence encodes these proteins:
- the LOC113578042 gene encoding probable G-protein coupled receptor 83: MRRSCALSLIYLTVGFSTAGARGYNISLLEEILEAVGNSSSLYTLDESTLADWRSLVGKKRGGVDSQHATVKALLIFAYSVIIIISLFGNILVCHVVIKNKRMHSATSLFIVNLAIADILITLLNTPFTLVRFVNSTWVFGRGMCHISRFVQYCSLHVSTLTLTAIALDRRQVILYPLKPRMCTGQGAVCIVFIWLMATCFSLPHAIFQKLFTFDYSKDVVRSLCVPDFPDPSERYRQYLDLVTFILLYVLPLLIITAAYSAVACRLWRRNAIGDVTSEQYFLQRRKRKRTIKMLVLVVAVFAVCWFPLNCYVVLLSNQAIHSNNAIYFSFHWLAMSSTCYNPFIYCWLNQGFRAELTYLLSMCRHGRARGRSSGGRREDPDPVAPPHDICHRVAWPESQASSQQSNPKESHALRSTSLGQSGKTDILSVEPIVTVG, encoded by the exons ATGCGGAGGAGTTGTGCGTTATCGCTGATATACCTTACTGTAGGTTTCTCGACAGCAGGGGCGCGAGGGTACAATATCTCACTGCTAGAAGAGATACTCGAGGCAGTGGGAAACAGCTCGAGCCTCTACACGTTGGATGAGAGTACACTCGCGGACTGGCGCTCGCTGGTCGGCAAGAAGCGAGGTGGTGTGGATTCTCAGCATGCAACGGTCAAGGCGCTTTTGATCTTCGCCTACTCGGTCATCatcattatttctctctttgGAAACATTCTTGTGTGCCATGtagttattaaaaacaaacgCATGCACTCTGCCACAAGTCTGTTCATTGTAAATCTTGCTATTGCGGACATCTTAATCACACTCCTGAATACGCCGTTTACCCTG GTCCGCTTTGTTAACAGTACGTGGGTTTTTGGCAGAGGCATGTGCCACATAAGCCGGTTTGTACAGTATTGCTCTCTTCACGTGTCTACGCTCACCCTTACCGCCATCGCCCTGGACAGGCGACAG GTCATTTTGTATCCTCTGAAGCCAAGGATGTGTACTGGCCAGGGCGCTGTGTGTATTGTCTTTATTTGGCTCATGGCCACCTGTTTCTCCCTGCCTCATGCAATCTTCCAAAAGCTGTTCACCTTTGACTACAG taaggACGTAGtccgctctctctgtgtgccagATTTTCCTGATCCATCGGAGCGGTACCGGCAGTATCTGGACTTAGTGACCTTCATCCTTCTTTATGTCCTTCCCCTCCTCATCATCACAGCAGCATACTCCGCGGTGGCATGCCGACTTTGGCGCCGGAATGCCATCGGGGACGTAACCAGTGAGCAGTACTTCCTGCAGCGCAGGAAGCGGAAGAGGACCATTAAGATGTTGGTGCTGGTCGTGgcagtgtttgctgtgtgttggtTCCCACTGAACTGCTACGTGGTGTTGTTGTCCAATCAGGCCATTCACTCAAACAATGCCATTTACTTCAGCTTCCACTGGCTGGCCATGAGTTCCACCTGCTACAATCCTTTCATCTACTGTTGGCTCAACCAGGGCTTCAGAGCAGAGCTTACGTACctactgagcatgtgcagacaTGGTCGGGCAAGGGGGAGGAGCAGTGGTGGGCGACGAGAGGATCCTGACCCGGTAGCTCCTCCCCATGATATATGCCACAGAGTAGCCTGGCCTGAGAGCCAAGCCTCTTCACAGCAGTCCAATCCCAAAGAGAGCCACGCTCTTAGATCCACCTCTCTTGGCCAGTCAGGCAAAACTGATATTCTGTCAGTCGAGCCGATAGTAACTGTTGGCTAA